A window from Anser cygnoides isolate HZ-2024a breed goose chromosome 1, Taihu_goose_T2T_genome, whole genome shotgun sequence encodes these proteins:
- the POU3F3 gene encoding POU domain, class 3, transcription factor 3, whose amino-acid sequence MAAATSNPYLPGTGILAAGSIVHADSGGGGGGGGGGMQPGGVAVTSVAAGGYRGDPAAKMVQSDFMPGAMAASNGGHMLSHAHQWVTALPHAAAAAAAAAAAAAEAGSPWSGSPVGMTGSPQQPPPPPDVKGGGGRDDLHSGAALHHRAPHLGPPHQGHPAAWGAAAAAAHLPSMAGGQQQQQSLLYSQPGGFTVNGMLSPPPGGQSLVHPGLVRGETPELGEHPGHHHHHHHQHPGHHPAHHGGVNSHDPHSDEDTPTSDDLEQFAKQFKQRRIKLGFTQADVGLALGTLYGNVFSQTTICRFEALQLSFKNMCKLKPLLNKWLEEADSSTGSPTSIDKIAAQGRKRKKRTSIEVSVKGALESHFLKCPKPSAQEITNLADSLQLEKEVVRVWFCNRRQKEKRMTPPGIQQQTPDDVYSQVGTVNSDTPPPHHGLQTSVQ is encoded by the coding sequence atGGCCGCGGCCACGTCTAACCCCTACCTCCCCGGCACCGGCATCCTGGCGGCCGGCTCCATCGTCCACGCGGActcgggcggcggcggcggcggcggcggcggcggcatgCAGCCGGGCGGCGTGGCCGTCACCTcggtggcggcgggcggctACCGCGGCGACCCGGCGGCCAAGATGGTCCAGAGCGACTTCATGCCGGGCGCCATGGCCGCCAGCAACGGCGGCCATATGCTGAGCCATGCCCACCAGTGGGTGacagccctgccccacgccgccgccgccgccgccgccgccgccgccgccgccgccgaggccGGCTCGCCGTGGTCCGGCAGCCCCGTGGGCATGacgggcagcccccagcagccgccgccgccgcccgacGTGaagggcggcggcgggcgcgacGACCTGCACTCGGGCGCGGCGCTGCACCACCGGGCGCCCCACCTGGGCCCCCCGCACCAGGGGCACCCGGCGGCCtggggcgcggcggcggcggccgcccaCCTGCCCTCCATGGCcggcgggcagcagcagcagcagtcgctcCTCTACTCGCAGCCCGGGGGCTTCACGGTGAACGGcatgctgagccccccccccggcgggcaGAGCCTGGTGCACCCCGGGCTGGTGCGCGGCGAGACGCCGGAGCTGGGCGAGCACCCCgggcaccaccaccaccaccaccaccagcaccccggGCACCACCCGGCGCACCACGGCGGCGTCAACAGCCACGACCCGCACTCGGACGAGGACACGCCGACCTCCGACGACCTGGAGCAGTTCGCCAAGCAGTTCAAGCAGCGGCGGATAAAGCTGGGCTTCACGCAGGCCGACGTGGGGCTGGCGCTGGGCACCCTCTACGGCAACGTCTTCTCGCAGACCACCATCTGCCGCTTCGAGGCCCTGCAGCTCAGCTTCAAGAACATGTGCAAGCTGAAGCCTTTGTTGAACAAGTGGCTGGAGGAAGCCGACTCCTCCACGGGCAGCCCCACCAGCATCGACAAGATCGCGGCGCAgggcaggaagaggaagaagcgGACCTCCATCGAGGTGAGTGTCAAGGGGGCCTTGGAGAGCCACTTTCTGAAATGCCCCAAGCCCTCCGCCCAGGAGATTACGAACCTAGCGGacagcctgcagctggagaaggaggtGGTCAGGGTTTGGTTTTGCAATCGGAGGCAGAAAGAGAAACGGATGACCCCCCCGGGGATCCAGCAGCAGACCCCCGACGATGTCTACTCGCAGGTCGGCACCGTCAACTCCGACACGCCGCCCCCTCACCACGGACTGCAGACGAGCGTGCAGTGA